One genomic region from Rosa rugosa chromosome 1, drRosRugo1.1, whole genome shotgun sequence encodes:
- the LOC133740379 gene encoding uncharacterized protein LOC133740379, producing MFNSKVPSSSTAEGGVHSSLPDLNEAFVENEAGESNVAFAIGEEERANSKKRKVEATILIGQAQADYAKKHCKEAEAEFQKTVESLREMVANFCTDMLTLMDKLAKQPPCKGPEIIDPPPAAFKPSSSTSEGGVKPSLPDLNEAFVENEAGESNVAFAIGEEDKANSKKRKVEATSGGEGPKDIMPTFPAIP from the exons ATGTTTAACTCCAAAGTGCCCAGCAGCTCTACCGCTGAGGGAGGAGTTCACTCCTCCCTTCCTGACCTCAACGAGGCATTCGTG GAGAATGAGGCTGGAGAAAGTAATGTTGCTTTTGCTATTGGCGAGGAGGAGAGGGCCAATTCCAAGAAAAGAAAGGTGGAGGCTACTATTCTTATCGGTCAGGCTCAGGCTGACTATGCCAAGAAACATTGTAAGGAGGCGGAAGCCGAGTTTCAGAAGACGGTGGAGTCTCTAAGGGAAATGGTTGCAAATTTCTGTACGGACATGCTAACTCTGATGGACAAATTAGCGAAGCAGCCTCCATGCAAAGGGCCTGAAATTATAGATCCTCCCCCCGCGGCCTTTAAGCCCAGTAGCTCTACCTCTGAGGGAGGAGTGAAGCCCTCCCTTCCTGACCTCAACGAGGCATTCGtg GAGAATGAGGCTGGAGAAAGTAATGTAGCTTTCGCTATTGGCGAGGAGGACAAGGCCAATTCCAAGAAAAGGAAGGTGGAGGCTACTAGTGGTGGGGAAGGACCGAAGGACATCATGCCAACTTTTCCAGCAATCCCCTAA